In the genome of Oncorhynchus masou masou isolate Uvic2021 chromosome 26, UVic_Omas_1.1, whole genome shotgun sequence, one region contains:
- the LOC135514961 gene encoding nucleoporin Nup37-like produces MTIHAADGGREEGTIRFYDLVIQQAILSLDCGQSPLMSADWCLANTIKVGEVTGSVWVIWDITRSRWSRVNENLFSTTGCPGKISSQLLVHHLGHPQVVLLQPVMIGSATVGAGLNWQRSLPLCVIGGDRKLSFWMTEM; encoded by the exons CTGATGGTGGCCGAGAAGAAGGGACGATCCGCTTCTATGACCTGGTTATCCAGCAAGCCATTCTTTCTCTGGATTGCGGCCAGTCGCCACTCATGTCGGCCGACTGGTGCCTCGCCAACACCATCAAGGTGGGCGAGGTGACGGGCAGCGTCTGGGTCATCTGGGATATTACCCGCTCCAG GTGGTCTCGGGTCAATGAGAATCTCTTCTCCACGACAGGATGTCCAGGCAAGATCAGCAGTCAGTTACTAGTGCATCACCTTGGTCACCCGCAG GTGGTGTTGTTGCAGCCTGTGATGATTGGATCAGCCACGGTGGGGGCAGGTCTAAACTGGCAGAGGTCCCTCCCACTCTGTGTCATTGGCGGTGACCGAAAGCTCTCTTTTTGGATGACAGAAATGTAA